The genomic region AATAATAATGCTAATTTATCCTGTCTTTAAAGTCAGAGTTGGAGATAAGAACTTAAGATGTTTTATATTGCCTTATCATTCAAAATATcttcttccagggaattccctcgcGGTCCAATGGGTaaaaacccacctaccaatgcagcagatgcgGTTTTGATCactagtctgggaactaagatcccacatgctgtgtggcaagtAAGCCTGCGCTCTCCAGAAGAGCCCCTGCACCACTAAGACCagacacagtcaaaaataaagaaatatatcttCTCACCTTCCAAAGAGAGGAATCCATTTCTGTGGGAAATTATTAATCTCTACCCTATTGACCTCAGGCATGGCTGTGTCACTTGTTGGGGTCAATGAAATGGGGATGGAAGTGAAGTGATCTGTATCATTTCTGAGCAGAAGTTCTAAGAGCCAGCGATTAGTCCATCGTGTACTCTTGTCTCTCTATTCTAAGACTATCAAAGTCCAAGATAGAACTGCACCTTCAACTTGGATCCCAGTAAGGAGCTGAGAGTCAACTTACTCAAGATGGTTGTGTTGCATGAGTAAGCAATAAACCTTTGTTGTTATAAGCCTCTAGTTTGAGGGTCATTTGTTACTGAAGCATAACCCAGCTTAAGCAGACTGATACAAAAGTAGTCAATGAGAATATAGTTGGTGAATCCATGGGGATTTGTGAGAAGACCCCAGAGAGAGTAtagagaagagaaatgagaatCTAGGACAGGCCCCTGAGACACTCCAGTATTCAAGagataggaagaagaaagagaaccagaaaatgtgactgagaagAAGCAGGCAGAcatggaaggaagaggagagggtggTATCCCAAAGGTCAAAGTAGGAGAGAGTTACAAGAAGGAGTTACTGAGGAATGGGTTAGATGATGCTGAGAAGTCTTCTATGGTGAGAACTGGAGAAGCAATGCAGGATTTAGCTGTAAGGAGATTGTTGTTGGGGAGTGCAGATCTGGGAACAGAAGCCAACTGTAGGGGTTACTGAGACTTGGAGTCTAGAAGGAAGTGGAGCCAGTAAAGGGAAATGGAGAAATAGTTGCAGAAAATAGGACAGATTAAGAAAGGGATTTAATAAAAGAGGAGACTACCGATGGGCAGGTACTTGTAGAAAGAAAGTTATAGAAAATGGAGGCTAAGAGAAGGATAATTTATGGAGGAAGGACATAAGAGAGACCAGGGTCAGGCACTGGTCCAAGTTAGGAAGAAAGGCGGCTCACTTATCTTGATGGGGAAGCAAGAGGAGGGTGGGGACAGGTAGGGTGTGGTATAGATGATGTGGAATTTCTACCTGGTAGCTTCTGTGAGGAAGAGAGCAAAGTAATCtgtttggagagagagaaaagacatgATGGAGTCACTGataagaggaagcagagaagacTTGAAAGAGTTGGAGTGAAACTTTCAAGAAACAGAGGTTTGAAGGAATAGTGATGTCATAGAGACTGGGGTAGGCAGAAGGACCTGTTTACCTGGATTGTAGCTCCAGGTTATTCATCTTCCTGCCCCACTTCCATGGATACTGATTATGAGGACTCTTTGCAGCTTTGTATCAATGACAGTCTTGGGTATGGTGGAGGCATAACAATCCCATGAAGCCAGAATTCGTCAGCTCTGTGGGAAACCTGCCTTTCATTTCCGTGTGTATCATTAAGGATGCTTTTGGCTGCAAGTAACAGTAAGttttgggcttacctggtggctcaacaataaagaattctcctgcagtgcaggagacacaggagatgtgggttgaatcccagagctgggaagatcccctggaggagggcatggcaacctactccagtattcttgactgtagaatcctatggatggaggagcctggtgggctatagtccatagggtcgcagagtcagacatgactgaagtgacagcagagcacagcacaacaGTAAGTTTTAACTCGActggcttaaaaaataatttgaacttgTTATCTTGCACAAAGTAAAGTAATgcatatagacacaaaaatccttaacaaaatgttGGCACATAGAATTCAGCAGTACATCAAAAGAATTATACCCTACCACCTAAGGGATTCATTCCAAGCATACGAGAttggttcaacatttgaaaaccaATCAATACAATTCACCAAGAcaggctaaagaaaaaaaaatcacatgatcatatcaatgaagaaaaaacatttaccaaacacaaacattcattcatgattttTGAAAACTCGTAGAAAaaataggaatgaaaaaaaaCTTCCTCAACTTGAAAAAAagcatcttgggacttccctggtggcccagtggctaagactccatgctcccaatactggggaccagggtttgatccctggtcaagaaactagatcccacatgcagcaattaagacctggcacagccaaatcaatatatacattttaaaaaaagaaagaaagaaaagagcatctacaaaaaaaacaaaaaaaaaacaaaaacccacagctGACATTTACAGTTAATGGTGAAACTGAAtgctttccccctaagatcaggaggAAGGCAAACATGTCCTCTCTCACCCTTCTTACTCAGCATAGTAGTACTGCACTCCTATCCATTCCAATCAGGCAAGAAGGGAAATGAAAGACACGTAGatcagaaacaaaaatgatttGTAGCCAACACAGTTGTCTATATAGCACAATGCTCGCGGTGGAACTAAGTAGTTTTTGGTGATAACTTCCTctgtgatatttctcccagcaaatctCCAATCTGACAAGCCATCCCAGGTTCAGAACCACAGGGAGTTGGGGGTGAATGGACCATAAACACAATTTTAACACATATGCTTAGACATACTCACAGATACAGACTGTAGGTCCATGATAAAGACATTATCCCACTGATCTGACCCAGACCCAGCCACCTCTAGACATCTTATTTCTTAATGTAATGACAGCTTGTGGTGCAATAAAATCTTCCCTTGTTGTGGTTGGAAAAATCCTTAGTGATTCTTTCACTCCTTGCTCATACAttcttttatattctcttttttaaaattacctacttctttatttttggctgtgctgggcctttacTGTTGCATgcaggatttctctagttgcagaaaatAGGGGCTACTCTTGTTTCAGCGCATGAGACTCTCATTGCAGTGGTCTCTCTGTTGCTAAGCACAGGCCCTGCCTGCGTGTACTTCAGTAGCTACGCCTCAAGGGCCTACAGCACGTGAGCTGTGGAGTGCTACCTCAGTAGCTGTGTCCCACAGGCTTCGCTGCTCCGTGGCACGTGGAACTCTCCCCCACCAGGAACTGAAGCACATtccctgcactagcaggcagattcttttccactgagccaccaggcaagtccacattctttcctattctcttcatttctcccttcccatccccctGCCACATATGCGGTCACATATTCAGACACATATAAGCAAGGTCAATGTCATGAACAAATAGTTTATTTTCACACATTGTATAAAAAGTAcaagaataaatataatttaagggCTTTGTAAAAAAATAGGAATCTAGAACCAATAATCCAGTGGAGGTAGTTGGTGCATAAACAATATCTAAAAAGGTGGGACAGGTTGCAGGCAGGTCTCCGGGGTCAGACACACTGGTCTCCGCTGGCAACACATTTCAGGTCCCGGGTGAGGAGGCGGAGGAGGTTGAACATCACAGAGGCTTCAAGGCAGTCCTGGGACTCCTGAGGGAAGAGGGGGATGGTTCAGTATCTCCCACGTCTGGGACCCCAGCTGCCCCGGACATCAGTTTGCCATCTCTGCTCACTCACCTTCTTCCGGGCCTCCTGGAGGCGGTGCAGCCAGAGGTGGAGGCGGCCCCGGGGCCTGGAGCTTGCTGTGGGCTGAGCTGggacctgtgggcagaggagagaggggtgAGGCTGTGAGGCAGAGCCGGGGACCGAGGGGGACATCCAGGCGGTCAGAGCCCAGACCCGGCCCGGGGCCCCAGCACTCACACAGGCCTGGAGCTTGGAGTGGATGTGCTGCAGCGTGAGAAGGGGCTGCTCCAGGCTGTGGCCCAGGGATGAGTTAGCCATGGCCTCCAGGACCGTCAGTGTCAGGGCCAGCTCTGCCTCCAGAGCCACGGGGCGCTCCCATACCTGAGGAGGAGACAGAACACACGTGAGAGCTGCAAGTGAGAGGGACCAGGtgagggggcaggagaggggatAGATGAGGGGGACAGGTGAGGGGGACAGG from Bubalus bubalis isolate 160015118507 breed Murrah chromosome 18, NDDB_SH_1, whole genome shotgun sequence harbors:
- the LOC102395794 gene encoding interferon lambda-3 — translated: MKLDMAPGCTLVLVLMLTTLALSRTGAVPVPSAPRALPPARGCHMAQFKSLSPQELQAFKTARDAFEDSFLLKDWDCSAHLFPRTRDLKHLQVWERPVALEAELALTLTVLEAMANSSLGHSLEQPLLTLQHIHSKLQACVPAQPTASSRPRGRLHLWLHRLQEARKKESQDCLEASVMFNLLRLLTRDLKCVASGDQCV